A single window of Jiangella alkaliphila DNA harbors:
- the rplL gene encoding 50S ribosomal protein L7/L12, producing the protein MAKLNTEDLLDAFKEMTLIELSEFVKKFEETFEVTAAAPVAVAAAPGAAAPGGAAPAEEEKDEFDVILEAAGDKKIQVIKEVRALTSLGLKEAKDLVEAAPKPLLEKVNKEAADKAKEALEGAGATVSVK; encoded by the coding sequence ATGGCGAAGCTCAACACCGAGGACCTCCTGGACGCGTTCAAGGAGATGACCCTCATCGAGCTCTCCGAGTTCGTGAAGAAGTTCGAGGAGACCTTCGAGGTCACCGCGGCCGCCCCGGTCGCCGTCGCCGCCGCTCCGGGCGCTGCTGCCCCCGGTGGCGCCGCCCCGGCCGAGGAGGAGAAGGACGAGTTCGACGTCATCCTCGAGGCCGCCGGCGACAAGAAGATCCAGGTCATCAAGGAGGTCCGCGCGCTGACGTCGCTCGGCCTCAAGGAGGCCAAGGACCTCGTCGAGGCCGCGCCGAAGCCGCTGCTCGAGAAGGTCAACAAGGAGGCCGCTGACAAGGCCAAGGAGGCCCTCGAGGGCGCCGGCGCCACCGTCTCGGTCAAGTGA